AGCCCCCTTGCCGCCCAGGAGCTTCACATCCTCAGGGTCGGACTCATCGTATGTGTACACTAGCTTCCTCAACCGGCTCCACCGAGGGGCCCTGAGGAGGACACCTTATTACCTTTTCCCAAGTTTCACAAGCATAAATCATCGGGAGCCGCCCTCGGATGGTCATCCTAAAAAAGGAGGAGCTGAGGTTCACCTCTCCCTCAGGATCCTTATGAACTCCCTCATCCAGGCCGGCAGGTCCGGCCAGGCTCTAGCTGTGACTATGTGGCCCCTGCATACAACCACCTCCTTGTCGTGCCAGTTGGCCCCCTGCGCCTTGAGATCGGGGGCTACAGCTATGTATGAGGTCACGTTCATGCCCGGCTCTATTAGCTTGTATGCTGTCAGGACCAGGGGACCGTGGCATATGGCGGCCAGTGGCTTCTTTTTCTCCATGAAGTGCCTCACTATCCTCTCCAGGTCGGGGTCCAGCCTTATGTACTCGGGGGCCCTGCCCCCCGGTATGACGAGGCCATCATACTCCTCCGGCTTCACCTCCTTGAACTCCTTGTCCACCCAGACGAACCTGTAACCGGGCTTCTCCGTGTAAGTCTCCCAACCCGGCTCGAAGTCATGGACGACCGTCATGAGCGTCTTCCTAGCGGGCGCGGCGACATGCACCTCAAAGCCCTCCTCCTTGAGGCGCCAGTAAGGGTAGAAGAGCTCCTGGGCCTCCACGGCATCACCAGCGACTATGAGGACCCTCTTGGTCATGGTATCCCTCCGCAACAAGTGGGTGCTCCTTATAAACTTGCAGAGTTAAAAAGGAAAGATTGGGGGTGTTACCAGAGCTTGAAGGTGACTCCCAGGTAGAGGATGAACGAGTAGGTGAAGAACACGGCGCTTATCAGCAGGAAGATGAAGACCACCCATGAGGGCCTGACCACGTTGCCGGCCGGGTGTATCTTGGGCAGGAGATGGAAGTTCTGGTAGAAGAAGCCCCAGGTGAAGATCACCATTATCAGCATGTTGGTCACGCCCGTCAGGAGCACCAGGGCTCCCGGCTGCTCCAGGAGCACGGTTATCATCCCTATGACCGTGAATATCGTGACCACGTAGTAGTAGATCTTGCGGTACTCTATCCTCTCCGGAATCCCGGGCACCGTGTAGAGGTTGCTGGCCACGGTCCTGCCCGCCCCGTCCAGGGCCGTTACGTAGGCATCCACCAGGAAGAAGAAGCCCACTATGTAGAGGAGGCCCCTACCTATGTCCCCCCAGAGGTGGCCGAACCACTCCGCCTGGTAGACGACGAGCTTCCAGCCGGATGGGAGCTTTCCGGTCGCCAGGAACTCCGGCCTGAGGACCGCGTAAGTCAGGAGGGTGGTGAGCACTATCGTCAGCGTGTTCATGGCAACTCCTATGAAGTTCTCGATCCACTGCCACGTCATCCACTCCTTCCACTTCTTCCTAACTTCAGGGCCATCCTTGAAGGCCACGCCGACCCCGGGTATTGGCTCCGGCTCCCCAGTGACGGGGCTCGTGACCCTCCCTATGTGAGCAGCCATGGCAGCGTTCTTGTCCCTGACCCAGTAGCTGTAGAGCAGGTTCCAAAAGCCTCCGGCCCCGGTGTAGGCTATGAGCGTTATGAATATGTTCATGTCCTTTGGGTCGAAGTTCGGCGGCAGCATGTTGAACCCGCTGGCGTACCAGGGTATCAGGGCCGGGAAGTACTCACCGGCCACCTTAGCCACGGCTGGTGAGAGAAGGGCAGCTATCAGCATGCCGAAGAAGGAGATGAGTGCGGCAAGCACCTCAACGTACTCCACCACCTTGTATGCCACTGGGCCGAGGATGAAGATTAGCCATATCACTATTATGGCAACCTCCGCCCAGAACTTCGTCTGGCCGGCCGCGTCCCATCCAGCTGGGAAGTTCGTGAGAGCTGCTAGGGCCGTGGCGCCGCTTGAGACGTAGCCACCGACCCAGAGCATCACTATCATAGACATTATGAACATCAGCCACCCGTATATCCTGTGAACCCTGTGGAACCCCTCGAATATCCCCTCACCCGTCGCCATCGTGTACCTCGCTATCTCCAGGTTTATCCAGTACTGGAGGGAAGCGTAGAATAGCAGCCAGCTGAGGAGGAAGACGCCGTACTTGGCGACCATGTAGGGCCACCATATGAGCTCACCGCTGCCCTGAGACAGGCCTGCCCAGACGACGCCTGGGCCTATCATGGCGGCGTACCCTGGGAAGTCCGGGAGTTCCTTTATGTCGAAGGGCTTCTTGAACCTCCCCAGAATGAGGCTCTCCCTCTCCTCCGCCATGGTCTCACCGACCTTTACCGCAGCGTGCTTAGGTAATTAATATAAGCTTTTCCTGCATTATCCGGTAGGAGGGTCCCGTATGTTCAGGATGCGCAGGGGGAGCGAGGCTCCTGTGGTGGAGACCTGGCCGGGGGTGAGGAGGAGGACCCTGGCCATGGGGGAGAGGACCCTCCTGCTCGAGGTCAGCATGGATTCCGGCTCCGTCGGGAGGGCCCACTCCCACCCTAACGAGCAGGTGGGTTACGTTGTCAGCGGGAGGCTCAGGCTCA
This portion of the Candidatus Korarchaeota archaeon NZ13-K genome encodes:
- a CDS encoding DJ-1/PfpI family protein, with protein sequence MTKRVLIVAGDAVEAQELFYPYWRLKEEGFEVHVAAPARKTLMTVVHDFEPGWETYTEKPGYRFVWVDKEFKEVKPEEYDGLVIPGGRAPEYIRLDPDLERIVRHFMEKKKPLAAICHGPLVLTAYKLIEPGMNVTSYIAVAPDLKAQGANWHDKEVVVCRGHIVTARAWPDLPAWMREFIRILRER
- a CDS encoding cupin domain-containing protein yields the protein MRRGSEAPVVETWPGVRRRTLAMGERTLLLEVSMDSGSVGRAHSHPNEQVGYVVSGRLRLRIGSDTIELGPGDAYVIPGGVEHEALALEDTKVIEVFSPPHETFKRDLEEG